Proteins found in one Hevea brasiliensis isolate MT/VB/25A 57/8 chromosome 18, ASM3005281v1, whole genome shotgun sequence genomic segment:
- the LOC110642628 gene encoding uncharacterized protein LOC110642628, giving the protein MASSLRTWYQQLSTSLVLTTLFYATIISCSKPDNLNYSDHCASFVPESTPIDPEAITVPFSPNQDGYYLGGDDILKHADSSRHYYSSNPRKVLLFRTHDVHSTSVDGLYKVKASLILQPSRVTYGYPDSPQVVSLWSQTGALSFEIEGFWSISTGKLCMVGSSSTYSEEGEIRGLSALLKLNDVKSSSNITSLVQGTLESLSSADDSSFFEPISLLMFPLKNYAYTEAGKEIDKGFTYGADVTKSSLSLPLSVSICSIFSHQTSSFLLEYATACNSTKSCNPFSSNIEYLPPVMSLTPIQCSNDWPTLRFLVEFLNSSYSSYYRPFNPNTALVAEGSWNAKKKKLCVVACRISTPTNSLSGSQVEDCSIRLSLRFPSVWSIRNASSIAGHISSNKAVGVSGYFDGIQFRSYGSDRIEIPGLKYEYSLVDKARKSYKEEPGRSEGRQYSDGNSDDMQFEMSIKNSRGKRFGWGHANPISIGDKIAPRNQYFRPYSSPGTEKAKDKAKPLQPLNISYQMSLTSFNASSKEHTYVQISAEGIYDGETGVLSMVGCKYLDSNNQILANDSMDCEILVNVQLPPFDSNQYIKGRIESTRESSSPLYFEPLSFSAVPYYSRINSIRRMDLEIIMALISNTLICVFVGYQIFYVKKHPNVFPFISLLMLVVLTVGRMIPLVLNFEALFLPKQSTQSFLLRGGGWVEVNEVIVKVVTMVAFMLQFRFLQLVWSARLADGNQKASWVAEKKALYVSLPLYIAGGLIALFMNCWNCKLGKEMDSPSFYRNQHSLWPNIRSYAGLVLDGFLFPQILLNIFRNSRENALSCFFYIGTTFVRLLPHAYDLYKAHFYVDDFDWSYIYADPSADYYSAAWDMIIPLGGLLFAAIIYLQQKKGGRCFLPKRFKELEGFEKVPVVDNP; this is encoded by the coding sequence ATGGCTAGCTCTCTAAGAACATGGTATCAACAACTGTCGACATCCTTAGTCCTTACCACCTTGTTTTATGCAACTATCATCTCTTGTTCAAAACCTGACAACCTTAATTACAGTGATCACTGTGCCTCGTTTGTCCCTGAATCAACCCCTATTGATCCTGAAGCCATCACTGTCCCTTTTTCTCCAAACCAGGATGGCTACTATCTTGGTGGGGATGACATATTGAAACATGCAGATTCTTCTCGCCACTATTACTCCTCAAATCCCAGGAAAGTTTTGTTGTTCCGTACCCATGATGTCCATAGTACTAGTGTTGATGGTCTCTACAAGGTCAAGGCGAGTTTGATCCTCCAACCATCACGCGTCACATACGGTTACCCGGATTCTCCCCAGGTCGTTTCTCTTTGGTCTCAGACGGGTGCTTTAAGTTTTGAGATAGAAGGATTCTGGTCAATATCTACTGGGAAGCTTTGCATGGTTGGCTCAAGTTCTACTTACTCAGAAGAAGGTGAAATTCGTGGTCTTTCTGCTCTTCTCAAGCTTAATGATGTTAAAAGTTCGAGCAATATTACAAGTTTGGTTCAGGGAACATTGGAGAGCTTGAGTTCTGCTGATGACTCGAGTTTTTTTGAGCCAATATCTTTGTTGATGTTTCCTCTAAAGAATTATGCCTACACTGAGGCTGGTAAAGAAATTGATAAGGGATTTACTTATGGGGCTGATGTTACAAAGAGTTCGCTCAGCTTACCGTTGAGTGTTTCTATTTGTTCAATATTCTCACACCAGACCAGTTCATTTCTGCTGGAGTATGCAACTGCTTGCAATTCTACAAAGAGTTGCAATCCTTTTAGCAGCAATATCGAATATTTGCCTCCAGTCATGTCCTTGACGCCGATCCAATGTTCAAATGATTGGCCAACTCTAAGATTTCTGGTCGAGTTTCTTAACAGTAGCTACTCAAGTTATTACCGCCCCTTCAATCCGAACACAGCACTAGTCGCAGAAGGATCATGGAATGCAAAGAAGAAAAAATTATGTGTTGTTGCTTGtcgaatctcaactccaacaaattcTTTAAGCGGTTCTCAAGTTGAGGATTGTTCAATTAGGTTGAGTTTGAGATTCCCTTCTGTTTGGTCAATCAGAAATGCTAGTAGCATTGCAGGACATATTTCAAGCAATAAGGCTGTGGGGGTTTCAGGTTACTTTGATGGGATTCAATTTCGCAGTTATGGAAGTGATAGAATTGAGATTCCAGGGTTGAAGTATGAGTATTCACTGGTGGACAAAGCAAGAAAGTCATACAAGGAGGAGCCCGGTAGAAGTGAAGGAAGGCAGTATTCAGACGGGAATTCAGATGACATGCAATTTGAAATGTCAATCAAGAATTCCAGAGGAAAAAGATTTGGATGGGGCCATGCGAATCCTATCTCTATTGGTGATAAAATTGCTCCAAGGAACCAATATTTCAGGCCATATTCAAGTCCAGGAACAGAAAAGGCAAAGGATAAAGCAAAGCCACTCCAGCCACTGAACATCAGTTACCAAATGAGCTTGACATCATTCAATGCTTCTTCAAAGGAGCATACGTATGTCCAAATTTCTGCTGAAGGGATTTACGATGGTGAAACGGGAGTTCTATCTATGGTGGGCTGCAAATATCTTGACTCAAACAACCAGATATTAGCAAATGATTCGATGGACTGTGAGATTCTTGTCAACGTCCAGTTGCCTCCATTTGATTCAAACCAATATATCAAGGGACGCATTGAAAGCACACGAGAAAGTTCATCTCCTCTATACTttgaacctctttccttttctgcaGTTCCTTATTACAGTCGCATAAACTCGATACGAAGGATGGATTTAGAGATTATCATGGCTTTGATTTCTAATACCCTTATATGTGTCTTTGTGGGATATCAAATCTTCTATGTGAAGAAACACCCTAATGTATTCCCTTTTATCTCACTTCTCATGCTTGTAGTACTTACAGTAGGGCGCATGATCCCTCTAGTGCTCAACTTTGAAGCTCTGTTCTTGCCAAAGCAAAGTACTCAATCTTTCCTGCTCAGAGGTGGTGGATGGGTTGAAGTGAATGAGGTGATCGTAAAGGTGGTAACAATGGTAGCTTTTATGCTGCAATTCCGGTTTCTGCAACTCGTATGGTCTGCACGATTGGCTGATGGAAACCAAAAGGCCTCATGGGTTGCTGAGAAGAAGGCACTCTATGTATCTTTGCCATTATATATAGCTGGGGGCCTAATTGCCTTGTTCATGAATTGTTGGAATTGCAAACTAGGCAAGGAGATGGATTCTCCAAGCTTTTACAGAAACCAGCATTCCCTTTGGCCGAACATAAGGTCTTATGCTGGCTTGGTACTGGATGGTTTCCTTTTCCCTCAAATCCTCCTAAACATTTTCCGCAACTCAAGAGAAAATGCTCTCTCTTGTTTCTTCTACATAGGGACTACATTTGTGCGCTTGCTACCACATGCATATGATCTTTACAAGGCACACTTTTATGTCGATGATTTCGACTGGTCTTACATATATGCAGATCCATCTGCAGATTATTACTCCGCAGCTTGGGATATGATCATTCCTTTAGGGGGTCTGCTGTTTGCTGCAATCATATATCTGCAGCAGAAAAAGGGCGGCCGTTGTTTCTTGCCAAAGCGTTTCAAGGAGCTGGAAGGATTTGAGAAGGTGCCTGTGGTTGACAATCCATAA